One Streptomyces sp. V4I8 genomic window carries:
- a CDS encoding PhzF family phenazine biosynthesis protein: MRIRIVDAFTDRPFAGNPAGVLLLDAFPADDWLRSVAMEVNHAETAFAHRLPEGGEADWALRWFTPVTEVSMCGHATLATAQVLHSTGAHEGPVRFATRSGVLVATPREDGSLTLDFPTAPLTPAEVPEGVTEALGAEARVAFDTGPNINDLLLEFADEKTVRALAPDHKALGACSERGIIATARAEDPTRGYDFVSRCFFPNVGIDEDPVTGSAHTALAPYWSELLGRAELAGLQASPRSGLVRTELRGDRTLLSGRAVTVIDGELIA; encoded by the coding sequence ATGCGGATTCGAATCGTCGACGCCTTCACCGACCGTCCCTTCGCCGGCAACCCGGCCGGGGTCCTGCTTCTCGACGCCTTCCCGGCGGACGACTGGCTGCGGAGCGTGGCCATGGAGGTCAATCACGCCGAGACGGCGTTCGCGCACCGGCTGCCCGAAGGCGGCGAGGCCGACTGGGCGTTGCGGTGGTTCACGCCGGTCACCGAGGTCTCGATGTGCGGGCACGCCACGCTCGCCACGGCCCAAGTGCTGCACAGCACCGGCGCCCACGAGGGACCCGTGCGCTTCGCCACCCGCAGCGGGGTGCTCGTGGCCACGCCCCGCGAGGACGGCTCCCTCACCCTCGACTTCCCGACCGCCCCGCTCACGCCGGCCGAGGTCCCGGAGGGCGTCACGGAGGCTCTGGGTGCCGAAGCGCGCGTCGCCTTCGACACCGGTCCGAACATCAACGACCTGCTCCTCGAATTCGCCGACGAGAAGACGGTCCGCGCCCTGGCCCCCGACCACAAGGCCCTCGGCGCCTGCTCCGAGCGTGGCATCATCGCCACCGCCCGCGCCGAGGACCCCACCCGGGGCTACGACTTCGTCTCCCGTTGCTTCTTCCCGAACGTCGGCATCGACGAGGACCCGGTCACCGGCAGCGCCCACACGGCCCTGGCCCCCTACTGGTCCGAGCTCCTCGGCCGGGCCGAACTCGCCGGCCTCCAGGCCTCCCCCCGCTCCGGCCTGGTCCGCACGGAACTCCGCGGCGACCGCACGCTGCTGAGCGGCCGCGCGGTGACCGTCATCGACGGTGAGCTGATCGCCTAG
- a CDS encoding extracellular solute-binding protein, with translation MGDPGLSRRGFLAASAAAGVGMTALSGCGGDSDGGSSDGTTTIEWWNISTTEPTKGVWAALAKKFEAQNPKVKVKIVQMENDAYKSKMTALTASGKLPDIFHTWGGGVLKQQVDAGLVEDLTDRTKDFADGLLPVAKEPYLLDEKVYGIPFDIGMIGFWYNKALFKDAGITEPPTTWSGFLDTVRKLKAKGTTPLALAGKEKWPGMYYWAYLSMRTAGASALQKAYDDKDFTGDPFVQAGQHLQELVDLQPFQKGFLGAAYSSPTGQAAAVGNGKAAMELMGQWAPVVQADSGKGLGDDLGFFPFPAVDGGKGAITEVFGGGGGHALRSGAPQAAVDFLKFFASEATDVELVKKTGILPVLPAAESAITDPNIKAVQAQLKAATGFQLYLDQAYAPAVGQEVNDSVAALIAGSKSPQQVAESITQTAKEEQ, from the coding sequence ATGGGCGACCCGGGACTGTCCCGCCGCGGCTTCCTGGCGGCCTCCGCCGCGGCCGGTGTGGGCATGACGGCACTGAGCGGTTGCGGTGGCGACTCGGACGGGGGGTCGTCGGACGGCACGACCACCATCGAGTGGTGGAACATCTCCACCACCGAGCCGACGAAGGGCGTCTGGGCAGCGCTGGCCAAGAAGTTCGAGGCCCAGAACCCCAAGGTCAAGGTAAAGATCGTCCAGATGGAGAACGACGCCTACAAGTCCAAGATGACGGCGCTCACCGCCTCCGGCAAGCTCCCCGACATCTTCCACACCTGGGGCGGCGGGGTCCTCAAGCAGCAGGTCGACGCCGGGCTCGTCGAGGATCTGACCGACCGCACCAAGGACTTCGCCGACGGGCTGCTGCCGGTCGCCAAGGAGCCTTACCTCCTCGACGAGAAGGTGTACGGCATCCCGTTCGACATCGGCATGATCGGCTTCTGGTACAACAAGGCGCTCTTCAAGGACGCGGGCATCACCGAGCCGCCGACCACATGGAGCGGATTCCTCGACACCGTACGGAAGTTGAAGGCGAAGGGCACCACCCCGCTCGCCCTCGCCGGCAAGGAGAAGTGGCCCGGCATGTACTACTGGGCCTACCTCTCGATGCGCACGGCGGGCGCCTCCGCCCTCCAGAAGGCGTACGACGACAAGGACTTCACGGGCGACCCCTTCGTCCAGGCCGGTCAGCACCTCCAGGAGCTGGTCGATCTCCAGCCGTTCCAGAAGGGCTTCCTCGGCGCCGCCTACTCCAGCCCCACGGGGCAGGCCGCGGCCGTCGGCAACGGCAAGGCGGCGATGGAACTCATGGGCCAGTGGGCCCCGGTCGTCCAGGCGGACAGCGGCAAGGGACTCGGCGACGACCTCGGCTTCTTCCCGTTCCCCGCGGTCGACGGCGGCAAGGGCGCGATCACCGAGGTGTTCGGCGGAGGCGGCGGGCACGCCCTGCGCAGCGGGGCTCCGCAGGCCGCCGTCGACTTCCTGAAGTTCTTCGCCTCGGAGGCCACGGACGTGGAGCTGGTCAAGAAGACCGGCATCCTCCCGGTGCTCCCGGCGGCCGAGAGCGCCATCACCGACCCCAACATCAAGGCCGTACAGGCACAGTTGAAGGCCGCCACCGGCTTCCAGCTCTATCTCGACCAGGCGTACGCACCCGCCGTGGGCCAGGAGGTCAACGACAGCGTGGCCGCGCTCATCGCCGGGTCCAAGTCCCCGCAACAGGTCGCCGAGTCGATCACGCAGACCGCGAAGGAAGAGCAGTAG
- a CDS encoding carbohydrate ABC transporter permease: protein MTSTFLPDKRTGPDADVPPPSAGATRGRARRRALHWLTAVGFQVPALALFLVLVLLPMLFALYAAFFRWGGFGMPSDYIGADNFTRLFEDPVFLGDLWRCLVLVVLSLAVQLPFALAMAVLLNQKLRGRAFYRMLFFGPYVLSEAITGVLFGMIFAPDDGFADRILGRIGLDGLGGEWFAAPSTVMATLFLVMTWKYFGFHMMLYLAGLQSIPRELTEAALIDGAGAWQRFRSVTLPLLAPTLRISVFLSVIGSIQLFDLVWVTTAGGPDHHSETMAVTMFQYGFKRYQVGYASAISVVMFGISLVFALAYQRFVLRRDLEGATTTMRGGAK from the coding sequence ATGACCTCCACGTTCCTGCCGGACAAGCGGACCGGCCCCGACGCCGACGTCCCGCCCCCGTCCGCCGGCGCGACCCGGGGCCGGGCCCGGCGGCGCGCGCTGCACTGGCTCACCGCGGTCGGCTTCCAGGTGCCCGCCCTGGCGCTCTTCCTCGTCCTCGTGCTGCTGCCGATGCTGTTCGCGCTGTACGCGGCCTTCTTCCGCTGGGGCGGCTTCGGCATGCCGTCCGACTACATCGGCGCCGACAACTTCACCCGGCTCTTCGAGGACCCCGTCTTCCTCGGAGACCTGTGGCGCTGTCTGGTCCTGGTCGTGCTGTCGCTCGCCGTCCAACTGCCGTTCGCGCTCGCCATGGCCGTGCTGCTCAACCAGAAGCTGCGCGGCCGGGCCTTCTACCGGATGCTGTTCTTCGGGCCGTACGTCCTGTCCGAGGCGATCACCGGCGTCCTGTTCGGCATGATCTTCGCCCCCGACGACGGCTTCGCCGACCGGATCCTGGGCCGCATCGGTCTCGACGGGCTGGGCGGTGAGTGGTTCGCCGCCCCGTCCACCGTGATGGCCACCCTCTTCCTGGTCATGACGTGGAAGTACTTCGGCTTCCACATGATGCTGTACCTGGCCGGACTCCAGTCCATCCCCCGGGAGTTGACCGAGGCCGCGCTGATCGACGGCGCCGGCGCCTGGCAGCGCTTCCGCAGCGTCACCCTGCCGCTCCTCGCGCCCACCCTGCGGATCAGCGTGTTCCTGTCCGTGATCGGGTCGATCCAGCTCTTCGACCTGGTCTGGGTGACCACCGCGGGCGGCCCGGACCACCACTCCGAGACGATGGCCGTGACCATGTTCCAGTACGGCTTCAAGCGCTACCAGGTCGGCTACGCCAGCGCGATCAGCGTGGTCATGTTCGGCATCAGCCTCGTCTTCGCCCTCGCCTACCAGCGGTTCGTGCTCCGCCGCGACCTCGAAGGGGCCACCACGACGATGAGGGGCGGCGCCAAGTGA
- a CDS encoding SRPBCC family protein, which yields MAEVSAEARIEAPAEKVWAQLTDWSAYGQWNATHTSFPGGGPTALEVGGTFQENMKLMGFPAEVEWTIEELEPTRVLAIRGKGPMAVTVATRYTLTPEADGAGATAVRIDGEFTGAAVSLMAGKLKDSATAALNESLRKLAGLVA from the coding sequence ATGGCCGAAGTCAGCGCGGAGGCACGCATCGAGGCGCCGGCCGAGAAGGTCTGGGCACAGCTGACGGACTGGTCGGCGTACGGGCAGTGGAACGCGACCCACACCAGCTTTCCGGGCGGCGGCCCAACGGCCCTCGAAGTGGGCGGGACCTTCCAGGAGAACATGAAGCTGATGGGGTTCCCGGCCGAGGTCGAGTGGACCATCGAGGAACTGGAGCCGACGCGGGTGCTCGCCATTCGCGGCAAGGGCCCGATGGCGGTGACCGTGGCAACGCGCTACACGCTGACACCGGAAGCCGACGGCGCCGGCGCCACGGCTGTCCGTATCGACGGCGAGTTCACGGGTGCGGCCGTGTCGTTGATGGCGGGCAAGCTCAAGGACTCGGCCACGGCGGCACTGAACGAGTCGCTGCGCAAGCTGGCGGGCCTGGTGGCCTGA
- a CDS encoding HAD family hydrolase, with protein MSEAVGCKKPEPEIFRTAAAAVGAPLTGAWVIGDSPHSDIAGADALGLRSVWVADGRGWTDDSCRPAHVAQDVVSAIDHAITAPE; from the coding sequence ATCTCCGAAGCCGTCGGGTGCAAGAAGCCCGAACCGGAGATCTTCCGGACGGCAGCCGCGGCCGTCGGCGCCCCTCTGACCGGCGCATGGGTCATCGGCGACTCACCGCACTCCGACATCGCCGGCGCCGACGCGCTCGGGCTGCGAAGCGTGTGGGTCGCGGACGGACGGGGCTGGACCGACGACTCCTGCCGGCCCGCTCATGTCGCTCAGGACGTCGTCTCGGCGATCGACCACGCCATCACTGCGCCGGAGTAG
- a CDS encoding PadR family transcriptional regulator: protein MRSHGFERGHGGHGHHGRGGFEGLRGAFGPFGPGGPGGFGGPGFGPGPWGPKGGRGGPRGRARRGDVRASILALLKDRPMHGYEMIQEIAERSGGAWKPSPGSVYPTLQLLEDEGLIASESEGGKKLFSLTESGREAAEAGPEAPWEEASRGVDWEALGEIRQAGFGLMEAFGQVWKTGSKEQREKALTVINDARKRLYLILADED, encoded by the coding sequence ATGCGTTCCCATGGATTCGAGCGTGGGCATGGTGGACACGGTCATCACGGCCGAGGCGGCTTCGAGGGGCTGCGCGGCGCTTTCGGGCCCTTTGGGCCGGGCGGTCCCGGCGGCTTCGGTGGGCCCGGATTCGGGCCCGGCCCCTGGGGGCCCAAGGGCGGCCGCGGTGGACCGCGAGGGAGGGCGCGGCGCGGTGATGTGCGCGCGTCGATCCTCGCCCTGCTGAAGGACCGCCCCATGCACGGCTACGAGATGATCCAGGAGATCGCCGAGCGCAGCGGCGGGGCGTGGAAGCCCAGCCCCGGCTCGGTGTACCCGACCCTCCAGTTGCTGGAGGACGAGGGGCTGATCGCCAGCGAGAGTGAGGGCGGTAAGAAGCTGTTCTCGCTCACGGAGTCGGGCCGCGAGGCGGCCGAAGCCGGGCCCGAGGCGCCCTGGGAGGAAGCCTCCCGCGGTGTCGACTGGGAGGCCCTCGGCGAGATCCGGCAGGCCGGCTTCGGTCTGATGGAGGCCTTCGGGCAGGTCTGGAAGACGGGCAGCAAGGAGCAGCGCGAGAAGGCGCTGACCGTCATCAACGACGCCCGCAAGAGGCTGTACCTCATCCTCGCCGATGAGGACTGA
- a CDS encoding glutamate-cysteine ligase family protein, with protein sequence MGEKVVAGRFDLSDRQHYRVKLRRCLTGLERLLEEKRFDRPKNLMGLEIELNLTGADGMPKMLNMQVLERIASRDFQTELAMFNLEVNIAPHRLQGRVFDQLAEELRTSLAYADRKAGELDAGIVMIGILPTLDRDDLVSSNLSAVDRYTLLNDQIVAARGEDFTLDIDGVEHLTCTSGSIAPEAACTSVQLHLQVTPGRFADVWNAAQAVAAAQVALGANSPFLFGRELWRESRPPLFQQSTDTRPPELQAQGVRPRTWFGERWITSAYDLFEENLRFYPALLPICDDEDPLEVLDAGGTPSLAELVLHNGTIYRWNRPVYGIADGVPHLRVENRVLPAGPTVTDVIANAAFYYGVVRALAEESRPVWTRLPFEAAAANFDEACKHGIDARLRWPRRGRYGGTTEVDAVSLVRDELLPLAEAGLEAWGVERADRDFYLGVIEERCRRRMNGASWQAATFHQALEAGLTRDAALAATTRRYRELMHRGDPVHTWPVGLLEPVPLG encoded by the coding sequence ATGGGGGAGAAGGTCGTGGCAGGTCGGTTCGATCTGTCCGATCGCCAGCACTACCGCGTGAAGCTGCGGCGGTGTCTGACGGGCCTGGAGCGGCTGCTGGAGGAGAAGCGGTTCGACCGCCCCAAGAACCTCATGGGGCTGGAGATCGAATTGAATCTCACCGGCGCCGACGGCATGCCGAAAATGTTGAACATGCAGGTGCTGGAGCGGATCGCGAGCCGCGACTTCCAAACAGAACTCGCCATGTTCAACCTGGAAGTGAACATAGCCCCACACCGCCTTCAGGGGCGGGTATTCGACCAGCTCGCGGAGGAACTCCGGACATCACTGGCATATGCCGACCGAAAAGCCGGTGAGCTCGACGCGGGAATCGTGATGATCGGCATTCTGCCGACGCTCGACCGGGACGACCTGGTCTCCTCGAACCTCTCCGCCGTCGACCGCTACACCCTCCTCAACGACCAGATCGTGGCCGCCCGCGGTGAGGACTTCACGCTCGACATCGACGGCGTGGAGCACCTGACCTGCACCTCGGGGTCCATCGCCCCCGAGGCCGCCTGCACCTCCGTGCAGCTGCACCTCCAGGTCACCCCGGGCCGTTTCGCCGACGTCTGGAACGCCGCGCAGGCGGTCGCCGCCGCCCAGGTGGCCCTGGGCGCCAACTCGCCGTTCCTCTTCGGACGCGAGCTGTGGCGGGAGTCGCGCCCACCGCTGTTCCAGCAGTCCACCGACACCCGCCCGCCCGAGCTCCAGGCCCAGGGCGTGCGGCCGCGCACCTGGTTCGGTGAGCGGTGGATCACCTCGGCGTACGACCTCTTCGAGGAGAACCTGCGCTTCTACCCGGCCCTCCTGCCGATCTGTGACGACGAGGACCCGCTCGAGGTCCTCGACGCCGGCGGCACACCGTCACTCGCCGAGCTCGTCCTGCACAACGGCACCATCTACCGCTGGAACCGGCCCGTCTACGGCATCGCCGACGGCGTCCCGCACCTGCGCGTCGAGAACCGCGTCCTGCCCGCCGGGCCGACCGTCACGGACGTCATCGCGAACGCCGCCTTCTACTACGGCGTCGTCCGCGCCCTCGCCGAGGAGTCACGGCCCGTGTGGACCCGGTTGCCCTTCGAGGCGGCGGCCGCCAACTTCGACGAGGCGTGCAAGCACGGCATCGACGCGCGCCTGCGCTGGCCCCGGCGCGGACGGTACGGCGGCACGACGGAGGTCGACGCGGTGAGCCTCGTACGCGACGAACTGCTGCCCCTGGCCGAGGCCGGCCTCGAGGCGTGGGGCGTGGAGCGGGCCGACCGGGACTTCTACCTGGGCGTCATCGAGGAGCGGTGCCGCAGGCGGATGAACGGCGCGTCCTGGCAGGCGGCCACCTTCCACCAGGCACTGGAGGCGGGCCTGACCCGGGACGCGGCCCTGGCGGCCACGACCCGCCGCTACCGCGAGCTGATGCACCGGGGAGATCCGGTCCACACCTGGCCCGTGGGGTTGCTGGAGCCGGTGCCGCTGGGGTGA
- a CDS encoding Clp protease N-terminal domain-containing protein, with amino-acid sequence MQPRIPRQSAQEQDSRCPAAAADDARLSDELAAVVSGARRRAVRDGDRQIDTAHLLHSLLEHDREVYAVFGDGPQIARLLGYLVQRTIGYGLRWQGSVEDSGAVPVVRDGDGFSPLAASAMDHACRRAARRGDTQARGLDLLAAIALDPQARAVEVLARAGIDANELCARIDEPRDEPRDEYVTEGETAR; translated from the coding sequence GTGCAACCCCGTATTCCCCGGCAGTCGGCGCAGGAGCAGGACTCTCGGTGTCCGGCCGCCGCCGCGGACGATGCCAGGCTCAGCGACGAGCTGGCAGCGGTGGTTTCCGGTGCCCGCCGCCGGGCGGTCAGGGACGGGGACCGGCAGATCGACACGGCCCATCTGCTGCACTCGCTCCTGGAGCACGACCGGGAGGTGTACGCCGTCTTCGGCGACGGCCCCCAGATCGCCCGCCTGCTGGGCTATCTCGTGCAACGCACCATCGGCTACGGCCTGCGCTGGCAGGGCAGCGTCGAGGACTCCGGTGCCGTCCCCGTGGTGCGGGACGGCGACGGTTTCTCCCCGCTGGCCGCGAGCGCGATGGACCATGCCTGCCGACGCGCCGCGCGCCGCGGCGACACACAGGCCCGCGGCCTCGACCTGCTCGCGGCGATCGCGCTCGACCCGCAGGCCCGCGCCGTCGAGGTGCTCGCCCGCGCCGGCATCGACGCGAACGAGCTATGCGCCCGGATCGACGAACCGCGCGACGAACCGCGCGACGAGTACGTCACCGAAGGCGAGACGGCTCGCTAG
- a CDS encoding endo-1,4-beta-xylanase — protein MRKNRLRLVGTLAAFLVAAGIGTGSPAQARPEPPTLADLAQRHGRYFGSATDNPELVDEPYKALLGSEFDQITPGNGMKWYATEPQQGVFDFSEGDEIVNLARAHHQKVRGHTLVWHSQLPGWLTDREWTAPELRAVLKKHIQTEVRHYRGQIYAWDVVNEAFNEDGTYRETVFYKTLGPGYIADALRWAHQADPRAKLYLNDYNVEAIGPKSDAYYRLAKELKAQGVPLHGFGLQAHLALQYGYPTTLEDNLRRFSRLGLDTALTEVDVRMLLPATDEKLAQQADWYRDMTEACLAVRRCVGITVWDYTDRYSWIPAFFPGEGAALPWDEQLRPKPAYFALREALK, from the coding sequence ATGCGCAAGAACCGTCTCAGACTCGTCGGCACTCTCGCCGCGTTCCTGGTCGCCGCCGGGATCGGCACCGGCTCGCCCGCCCAGGCGCGGCCCGAGCCGCCCACCCTCGCCGACCTCGCCCAGCGCCACGGCCGCTACTTCGGCAGCGCGACCGACAACCCCGAACTCGTCGACGAGCCGTACAAGGCGCTCCTCGGCAGCGAGTTCGACCAGATCACGCCGGGCAACGGCATGAAGTGGTACGCCACCGAGCCCCAGCAGGGCGTGTTCGACTTCTCCGAGGGCGACGAGATCGTGAACCTCGCCCGCGCCCACCACCAGAAGGTGCGCGGCCACACCCTCGTCTGGCACAGCCAGCTGCCGGGCTGGCTCACCGACCGCGAGTGGACGGCGCCCGAGCTGCGCGCCGTACTGAAGAAGCACATCCAGACCGAGGTACGGCACTACCGGGGCCAGATCTACGCGTGGGACGTCGTCAACGAGGCGTTCAACGAGGACGGTACGTACCGCGAGACGGTCTTCTACAAGACGCTCGGCCCCGGCTACATCGCCGACGCCCTGCGCTGGGCCCACCAGGCCGACCCGCGCGCCAAGCTGTACCTGAACGACTACAACGTCGAGGCGATCGGCCCGAAGAGCGACGCCTACTACCGGCTGGCCAAGGAGCTGAAGGCCCAGGGCGTCCCGCTGCACGGCTTCGGCCTGCAGGCCCATCTGGCGCTCCAGTACGGCTATCCGACCACGCTGGAGGACAACCTTCGCCGCTTCTCCCGACTCGGCCTCGACACGGCGCTCACGGAGGTCGACGTACGGATGCTGCTGCCCGCGACCGACGAGAAGCTGGCCCAGCAGGCCGACTGGTACCGGGACATGACCGAGGCCTGCCTGGCGGTGCGCCGGTGTGTGGGCATCACGGTCTGGGACTACACGGACAGGTACTCCTGGATCCCGGCGTTCTTCCCGGGCGAGGGCGCGGCACTGCCGTGGGACGAGCAACTGCGCCCGAAGCCGGCGTACTTCGCGCTGCGGGAAGCGCTGAAGTAA
- a CDS encoding CPBP family intramembrane glutamic endopeptidase — translation MAESFPHERPSRRIFRDETLLVLGLSLGASGVSALISFVGSVTKPGGLKDQAATLNASAAPGRPWLDLAWQLFGITTALIPVALVAHFLLREGQSLRTLGFDRTRPWPDLGRGAAIAAVIGSTGIAFYLAARGLGFNLTVVPEALPDVWWKYPVLILSALQNAILEEVIVVGYLLRRLGQLGWTPGTALVASSVLRGSYHLYQGIGGFLGNMAMGVVFVYLYRRWGRVGPLVVAHSLLDIGAFVGYALLAGKVGWLPTA, via the coding sequence ATGGCCGAATCTTTTCCGCACGAGCGGCCCTCACGACGGATTTTCCGCGATGAGACGCTGCTCGTTCTGGGGCTGTCGCTCGGCGCGAGTGGTGTGTCCGCCCTGATCAGTTTTGTCGGTTCGGTCACCAAGCCGGGTGGCCTCAAGGACCAGGCGGCCACGCTCAACGCCTCGGCCGCGCCGGGCCGCCCCTGGCTGGATCTCGCCTGGCAGCTCTTCGGGATCACCACCGCCCTGATCCCCGTCGCACTCGTCGCGCACTTCCTGCTGCGCGAGGGGCAGAGCCTGCGCACCCTCGGCTTCGACCGGACCCGGCCCTGGCCGGACCTCGGCCGCGGAGCGGCGATCGCGGCGGTGATCGGCAGCACCGGCATCGCCTTCTACCTGGCCGCCCGCGGGCTCGGCTTCAACCTCACCGTGGTGCCCGAGGCGTTGCCCGACGTGTGGTGGAAGTACCCGGTGCTGATCCTGTCGGCGCTGCAGAACGCGATCCTGGAAGAGGTCATCGTCGTCGGCTATCTGCTGCGCCGCCTGGGCCAGTTGGGCTGGACGCCCGGCACCGCGCTGGTGGCCAGTTCCGTGCTGCGTGGCTCCTACCACCTCTACCAGGGCATCGGCGGCTTCCTCGGCAACATGGCGATGGGCGTGGTGTTCGTGTACCTGTACCGGCGCTGGGGCCGGGTGGGCCCGCTGGTCGTGGCGCACTCCCTGCTCGACATAGGGGCGTTCGTGGGGTACGCGCTGCTGGCCGGCAAGGTGGGGTGGCTGCCGACGGCGTGA
- a CDS encoding formylglycine-generating enzyme family protein, which produces MDVMMGNEMISIHRGQVTLSDRRTQRSWSVELAPYQLAASPVTQALYTQITGRRPSTTPGDQLPVECVSWWDAARFCNALSQCAGLTPAYHFRAEAEDIEWDASADGYRLPTEAEWEHACRAGTTGPRYGELDEIGWYRGNSHERTHEVGGELPNSWGLYDMLGNVWDWCWDVYDAEVYGAYRVLRGGGWFDEHWSCRASARRRSHPNFQVDDVGFRLARSVVR; this is translated from the coding sequence ATGGACGTGATGATGGGGAACGAGATGATCTCCATCCACCGGGGGCAGGTGACGCTGTCGGACCGGCGGACACAGCGCAGTTGGTCGGTCGAACTTGCGCCCTACCAGCTCGCGGCATCCCCGGTCACCCAGGCGTTGTACACGCAGATCACAGGCCGGCGGCCGAGTACCACCCCTGGGGACCAGTTGCCCGTCGAGTGCGTCTCCTGGTGGGACGCGGCGCGGTTCTGCAACGCCCTGTCCCAGTGCGCCGGCCTCACGCCCGCGTACCACTTCCGTGCCGAGGCCGAAGATATCGAGTGGGACGCGTCCGCCGACGGGTATCGGCTGCCGACCGAAGCCGAGTGGGAGCACGCCTGCCGTGCCGGGACGACCGGGCCGCGCTACGGGGAGCTCGACGAGATCGGCTGGTACCGCGGTAACTCGCACGAGCGCACCCACGAGGTGGGCGGCGAACTCCCCAACTCGTGGGGGCTTTACGACATGCTCGGCAACGTCTGGGACTGGTGCTGGGACGTCTACGACGCCGAGGTCTATGGCGCCTACCGGGTGCTCCGTGGCGGTGGTTGGTTCGATGAGCACTGGAGTTGCCGGGCCTCCGCGCGGCGCCGCAGCCACCCGAATTTCCAGGTCGACGACGTGGGGTTCCGCCTCGCGCGTTCCGTCGTGCGCTGA
- a CDS encoding carbohydrate ABC transporter permease has translation MVVPLLYAVLSGFKSTDELSRNPVGLPDSWVTGNYTGILGSGDFWRLIGNSTLIAVGTTVLVVAVSALSAFSFARFAFRGREALFTLFTMGLMFPFAVAALPLFLLLRSMGLLDNPLGVILPQAAFGLPMTIIILRGFFRDIPGELEEAATLDGCSSFGFFWRVLLPMARPALGTVSVLAVVTSWNNFFLPLLVFTDSTWWTIPIGVQQFQGQFSADYARVFAYLVLAMVPALAFYSVAERQLVGGLTAGATKG, from the coding sequence ATGGTGGTGCCCCTGCTCTACGCCGTGCTGTCCGGCTTCAAGTCCACCGACGAGCTCTCCCGCAACCCGGTCGGTCTGCCGGACTCGTGGGTGACCGGCAACTACACGGGCATCCTCGGATCGGGCGACTTCTGGCGGCTGATCGGCAACAGCACCCTCATCGCGGTGGGGACGACCGTCCTGGTCGTGGCGGTCTCCGCGCTCTCGGCCTTCTCCTTCGCGCGCTTCGCCTTCCGCGGACGGGAGGCGCTGTTCACCCTCTTCACGATGGGGCTGATGTTCCCCTTCGCGGTGGCCGCGCTCCCGCTGTTCCTGCTGCTGCGCTCCATGGGACTGCTGGACAACCCGCTCGGCGTGATCCTTCCGCAGGCCGCCTTCGGACTGCCGATGACCATCATCATCCTCCGCGGCTTCTTCCGGGACATCCCCGGCGAGTTGGAGGAGGCGGCCACGCTCGACGGGTGCAGTTCCTTCGGGTTCTTCTGGCGGGTGCTGCTGCCCATGGCACGGCCCGCGCTGGGCACCGTCTCGGTCCTCGCCGTCGTCACCAGCTGGAACAACTTCTTCCTGCCGCTGCTGGTGTTCACCGACTCGACGTGGTGGACCATCCCGATCGGCGTCCAGCAGTTCCAGGGCCAGTTTTCCGCGGACTACGCCCGCGTCTTCGCCTACCTGGTGCTGGCCATGGTCCCCGCCCTCGCCTTCTACTCCGTCGCCGAGCGCCAGCTCGTCGGCGGCCTCACCGCCGGCGCCACCAAGGGGTGA
- a CDS encoding DUF5999 family protein, whose protein sequence is MCQHQPPCPSADSADRESARLVAHHPEQGWSLLCNGVLLFEDTGELLPDGQIIAPHRPLGTGKVMTAA, encoded by the coding sequence ATGTGCCAGCACCAGCCACCGTGCCCCTCAGCCGACTCCGCCGACCGGGAATCCGCCCGTCTCGTGGCGCACCACCCGGAGCAAGGATGGAGCCTGCTGTGCAACGGCGTCCTGCTCTTCGAGGACACCGGTGAGCTCCTGCCGGACGGCCAGATCATCGCCCCGCACCGTCCGCTGGGCACCGGCAAGGTGATGACCGCCGCGTAG